A stretch of the Vicia villosa cultivar HV-30 ecotype Madison, WI unplaced genomic scaffold, Vvil1.0 ctg.000024F_1_1, whole genome shotgun sequence genome encodes the following:
- the LOC131622111 gene encoding secreted RxLR effector protein 78-like translates to MRLSNVMRDIIGCSQAAFVPSQQIYSHILLAYELIKGYSRKGGTPRRMIQLDLQKAYDMVDWRALESIIIETGMPTKFVRWIMLAVSTVSYRFNVNGEYSHIMKTNRGVRQGDPISPYLFVIIMEYLDRVLYKMQKNHDFNHHVKCEN, encoded by the coding sequence ATGAGACTGAGCAATGTAATGCGAGATATAATCGGTTGCAGCCAAGCTGCGTTTGTCCCAAGCCAACAAATTTATAGCCATATCCTTTTGGCATATGAGCTAATTAAAGGTTATAGTAGGAAGGGAGGGACGCCTAGACGTATGATCCAATTGGATTTGCAAAAAGCTTACGATATGGTGGATTGGAGAGCTTTGGAATCTATTATAATTGAGACTGGGATGCCAACAAAATTTGTAAGATGGATTATGCTTGCTGTTTCCACGGTCTCCTATAGATTCAATGTCAATGGGGAATATAGTCACATCATGAAGACTAACAGAGGCGTGAGGCAGGGGGATCCCATATCCCCTTATCTGTTTGTGATTATAATGGAATATCTCGATAGGGTGTTGTACAAGATGCAAAAGAATCATGATTTCAACCACCATGTGAAGTGTGAAAACTGA